In one Rhopalosiphum padi isolate XX-2018 chromosome 3, ASM2088224v1, whole genome shotgun sequence genomic region, the following are encoded:
- the LOC132926922 gene encoding high mobility group protein 20A-like, translated as MESKNVESVDKSDQDDAFIENGITKKVDKNNVKGKRRRKCLRDKTAPRPPHSGYIRFLNDRREQFRSENPNLPFAEITKVLAAEWNQLPADKKQLYLSAAEQERVKYVEELAAYKKTDAYKNFIQRKMKKKKVNIQIQEDEEDEEFKKEKSSGDTKLKKDPELKKEKPSSDNTKLKKEQESIKIKPSNDNINTVYDIPIFSDEFLIFNKARDTELRYLRKTVTDQEQEVSVLDKHIENMENGIVKLTANVEKLEAGCSKYEEHLNKLRPLLLDAFADISFPDNIEPPTNENLDTFMINLSTLLTTDTGTDTGTDTDSSWIENVKKAISNLDFSQC; from the exons ATGGAATCTAAAAACGTTGAGTCTGTAGACAAATCAG atCAAGATGATGCGTTTATTGAAAATGGTATAACTAAAAAAGTTGATAAGAATAATGTAAAAGGTAAAAGACGTAGAAAATGTTTACGTGACAAAACAGCTCCAAGACCCCCACATTctg GATACATACGATTTTTAAATGACAGACGTGAACAATTTCGTTCGGAAAATCCTAATTTACCATTTGCTGAAATAACTAAAGTATTAGCTGCTGAATGGAATCAGTTGCCAGCAGATAAAAaacaa ctatatcTCTCAGCAGCTGAACAAGAACGAGTAAAATATGTTGAAGAATTAGCAGCTTATAAAAAGACAGatgcatataaaaattttattcaacgcaaaatgaaaaagaaaaaagttaatATCCAAATCCAAGAA gACGAAGAGGatgaagaatttaaaaaagaGAAATCATCTGGTGATACCAAATTAAAAAAG gatccagaattaaaaaaagaaaaaccctCTTctgataatacaaaattaaaaaag gaacaagaatcaataaaaataaaaccatctaATGATAACATTAACACAGTTTATGACATACCAATATTCTCTGATGAATTCTTAATCTTCAATAAAG ctagAGACACTGAACTAAGATACCTCCGTAAAACGGTAACGGATCAAGAACAAGAAGTGTCTGTTTTAGATAAACATATTGAAAACATGGAAAATGGCATTGTCAAATTAACGGCTAATGTAGAGAAACTCGAAGCTGGATGTTCAAAATATGAAgagcatttaaataaattacgacCTTTACTTCTAGATGCTTTTGCTGACATTTCATTCCCAG ataacatTGAGCCACCTACCAATGAAAATCTTGACacatttatgattaatttatctACACTTCTAACTACTGATACTGGTACTGATACTGGTACTGATACTGATTCTTCGTggattgaaaatgtaaaaaaagctATTTCTAATTTGGATTTTTcgcaatgttaa